Within Dictyostelium discoideum AX4 chromosome 4 chromosome, whole genome shotgun sequence, the genomic segment gtgtatttaatataactaaataaatttatttatgataataattataattttaatttaatataataaaatatcattatcattattttaaaaacacttactaaataaataaataaaaattatttcaaatttttataataatttaattcatcGACGAATATGCAATCTTTTTAACTGGGATATATAtggaattatttttaataatgtgtgatatatataaaataataataataataatcaataaaaaaaaagggggggtaaataataattatatatattataatgaatatactttattttatttttttttatgtataaaatattttttaatatataatatataggtattgttattatatatatatattttttgactgttgttgttgttattagtttttggttgttgttattaatttttcaaataaatcgaattgaaataaaattcggaccaccatcaccacactattttgatttatttaaatatttcaatttttattttttgggaTAAATTGAACCCCCTTCCACATTTAAATTGCCCCGGATAAAATCGTACAATATTCTATCCATgttttttgttaattaaCAAGTGCCCTGTATGCTaccatcaattaatttatctgTCAATAATAAGTTTATTGTTGGTAtagattaaaaaacaataacaaatttaaataaattattttgaaaataataaaacattttaaataaaaaaataaaataaaattataaaaaatattaataataataattaaaaaaaaaaaaaaaaactataaataaactttttttttatttcattattttaaaataataaataataattaataataataataataaaataaaaataataataaaaataataataataaaataatagtaaaacaCATAACAACACACacattttacttttttttattgagatttttttttttgattactatttttaataataataatattttaagaaatagaaaaaatataaaaaaaaaaaaatattaaaaaaaacaacatcaataataaattaaataaattaaataaattaatattttattaaataatctaaatcaaaataattactAAATACATACAcacatatatatttatatatataaaattattattttttaattaatttaaataattaattatttgaagaaaaaaaaaaaatgaaaataagttttaaaaatttaatttttatttcatttttaataataaaagtttcATCATATGGTGAACCAAATTTAAGAGGTAATCCAAATTGGTTTGAAAGAAGTAATCATGTATTAGTTAATTCAGTTAGAATTGCACCAAAGGAATACCAAAATAGATATACACAATTTGGAAATCAAGATGTATTATCTCCATCAATTTATCCATCAGTGCCACCATTAttctttgaattttcattagGAGCATCAGCATTGGCTCATGCAAGAGATATGTCAataaacaattgtttttcaCATGAATCATGTGATGGAACAGATTCCGATACCAGAATCAATGAATACTATCATTGTGATGAAATCCATGGTGAAAACATTGCAGCAGGTTATGATTCACCATTGATCACCAATAATCAATGGGTTTGTGATGATGGCACCAATGACCCATACTCAAATCCAACATGTGCTCAAGATGCTTCAGGTTCCGATGGTCATAGAGCAAATATTATGAATCCAAATTTCAAGGCAATAGGTGTTGGTTTCTCTTTTACCTCTGATAGCACCTACCATTCCTACTGGACTCAAGATTTTGGCGCTCAACCATGTTTTAACATTACCAATCAACCAATTCATTCGGGTTCTCATTTATTCttaaatcaaaacaaattaaCTTTTATGGTCGATTGGTATGATCAAGTTGAACCAACCGTTGCTTACGTTGTAATTAGTGGTAAACctaataaattgaatttagaAATGggttcaaaatcaaaaggtATTTATAGTTTATCAGTCCCAATCGAgaatcaaaaatcaaatgatgatgataataaaaaatcaaaaactcaACAGGCTTCTGATTTtgcaaagaaattattacatTTAGATTCCTGTAgagattattatttctattttgaaaaatcaatcattacaaatacaacaaattcaacagtTCAAGTAACTGATAAAGGTAATGTCACACTCACTTCctattcattttcaaaatcaactgAAATCTTTAGATATCCACATTTTGGTTATTTAACTACTTTTGGTGAAGGTAATTGTAAAAGATCTTATTCAATCAATGGTACTGAATATAATccttataataattttaattctacaACTGGAATGCATTCTTCAACTTCATCTTGGTCATCAACTTCTTCAACTTCTTCGTGGTCTTCAACTTCTTCAACTTCATCATGGTCTTCAACTTCTTCAACCTCTTCATCTCCTTCTACTGTTCcaccaacaaataataatggtggaaatagtaataattctGAACAACcatcttcaacaacaacaactactactacatcTTCTACAATAGGTACAACAATGGAaccaacaacttcaacaacaacatcaacaacaacttctaCAACTATTGAACCAActacatcatcaacaacaacatcaacaacaacttctaCAACtggatcatcatcatcatcattatcatcatcatcatcagataaatttgattcatttgaatcatcaattgaaatatttaatagtAACCATAAATTTATTGGATGCTTCAATGATGATATTTCTCATGATTTaccatttaatgaaattttttcaataaatatgACAAATGATAAATGTGAATCTTATTGTACAAAGAATGGATATAAATATGCTGGAACAGAGTTAGGAACACAATGCTATTGTGGTAATTCATATGGTCACTATGGTAAAGCTAATAAAGAATCtgattgtaattttaaatgtgGTGGTGATAAATCTAAAATCTGTGGTGGTAATGATAAAATCTCTGTTTATAAAACAAGTTATAATGGTTGTTTCTCATATGAACCATTGATTGGTCATTTCTCAATCTCTGCAAGTAGTCCAAATATGACAGTTGAGGGATGTAGAGCtcattgttttaaaaatcattatttaattgctGGTTTATCACGTGGTAATCTTTGTTTCTGTGGAAATGATACAATTTTTGAGCAACAACCACAAACCGAAAATCCCTCAAGACCAAAATCAATTCCAACTTGTAATTCCAAATGTACAGGttcaaataaagaaaattgtGGTGGtgtaaatgaaatttcaatctATTCAActgaaaatatttcaaatcttTTGGTACCTGATAATTTAAAGGATACatcttctttattaaatcaaaatcaacaacaacaacaacaagaacaagaacaagaacaaaataattcacaaccattattattaatatcattaaaatcatatatattaataataataataacaatatttgtatcattaatttagaaaatataaaaacatttaaatgtttgtaataataaaataaaaattgtaatattatatataatatatttaatggtttaaattatttattttttttttattttttattatttttttttttctaacctaattttttcatttgatctttaattaatttttcaggATTAATTATATGTAAtcttattaaaattgataaaattctattaacaaaataatagtataatTCATAACCTTTTAACATTACTTCTAATGATACTTTCTCTTCAACACTTTTTACTAATCTAATGATACCACTATTTTTTGAAGAATTACTATTTAAACCTTTGGCAGCATAACGAGCCATAATTGAAAATCTATTAACTGGACTACCAAGTTCCATATTGATTGATCTTAAAAGGTTATTATTTCTTAAGATTAATAGTAAATGTCTTGGCATTGCTTTCATTAAGAGATTGATATCTTTAAGTCTTTCAATTGCACCTGATAATAGTTTCTCCAATTCTTctgatgatattgaatttgataaaccAACTGAAGAACCTTCGAAATTACGCATTAGAATCATTGTTGAGAAAAGTTTCCAATTTTGTACACCCAATGCTTTACTAtatttttcaacttttttattgttaCACAATACTAAATTCTTGTAGAGGTTACAGAAATTCAATCTAAATTCTTCATCGTACTCTCTATATAGGCCATGATCCAATAATACTATTTGTGGTTGATTTGGGTGGTTTGGATGTTGTCTAACTAAAACGTTACCAGCATGAGGATCCACATGAACAAAGGCATGTATGAAAATTTGTTCACACATAATCTCCATGAATCTTTGAGAGACAGTTTTCTCACTTAAACCCATTGATCTTATGGCTTGAACattattgattttacaaCCATGAATAAACTCTGTCGTTAGAATTCTCTTTGAAGAATAGGGTCTAAACACTTTTGGAATGTAGGCATTGTTATTTGAAGAGAGATCTTGAGCGGCACGTTCAGCATTATCAGCCTCTTGAGAGAAATCCAActcttttattaaaacatttttcaTTTCCTCAGCCATCCAATTGAATTCAAAATCTGGGAATGCCATATTGACCAAAGTCAACAAAACATTGTGAGTGAAAATGTCACCATCGAAATTTCTCTGTAAATCTACATATTGCACTTTGACAGCAACCTCTTCACCCTCCTTTGTAATTGCTCTATGAACTTGTGCTAATGATGCAGCTGCAATTGGTAATCTATCGAAATCAGAGAAATAATGGTTTGGTGCGTTACCTAAATCCTTTAAGAAAACACTTTCAACTTCGTAGAAATCACGCCATGGTGCTTGATCTTGTAATACTGAGAGTGTTTTAGTATATTGAATTGGTAAGATATGATTTAAACTTGCAATATATTGACCTGCTTTAATATATAGTCCACCATTGGTTAAACATAAATCCAATATTAAATCAGCAGATTCTTGATGACATATCTTTGATTTCTCTAAATATTCCGATGACTTTTCTGGTGTATATGAAAGAATCTTATAATTTATCATAATTTTAGTTGCACATTTCATTGCTCTATAAAATCTAACAATAACATTCATCATTGATCCAAAATAACTATCTGGTGTTTCAtatgaataaattattaatgcaATTGCTGCTAAAATACTTGCTATAGTTTTCTTATaatctaataaataaataaataaataaataaataaataaataaataaataaataaataaataaataaataaataaataaataaataatatgttaataattaataaaagttttttttttttttaaaaaaaataaaaaaaaatgatttaacttACTTTTTGCAAATCTTTGTAATACATTTAAAAACTCTTGTGGTGTAATtacagttttttttaaaatatctctTAATCTATCTttacttgtttttttttttgattgttgttgttgttgttgttgttgttgttgttgttgttgttgttgttgttgttgttgttgttttgatgatggtggtttAGCTTGACATGGTTGTGGTTTGGTAGTTGTGAATGAATTTagattatatttatttgaaagtgaagaaaagaattgaattgaagatggttttattttattttccataacatttttaaaattattatttatataatatacattatttattttatttacattattattattattattattattattatttaggaaattgtatttattatttgaaaattttaataggccattattattagtattattatttttaattgaatttataatattgttTCTAAAAGATGTTACAATAAAATCTTTATGTTTTAGTTTTGAtagtaatgaaaattttaaaattttcattatttgttaattatGAATTATAATGCCAATTCAAAAtttgcatttttttttttttttttttttttttttttttttttttttaaattaaatttttaatttaaaaaaaaaaaaaaaaatgaaaaaaattaaaataaaaaaaaaattacatgtaattatttgttttttttttgggattttcgaaaaaaaaaaaaaaagtaattttaataatatctaGATTGGTTCAggtttaatttaaaaaaaaaaaaaaaatcaaaaaaaaattttattgatgcattcattttgttttttatatttatctttttggAATTTTGGGCGTTAAACATAatggaaaatttttttttttgattgaaagTCAAGAtaataagtttttttattttttggtttttttttttttttttgtttttcaataataattatatattattgcACTGTGTcgaaaaaatttttttttttttttttttcaaacaattGGATTTGTCCGGTTGAacgaaaataattaattttttttttttttttttttttttattttttttttttttttttttttttttttttcaatagaTTGTTCATGTTAATCGGTTTTATAAacaagtttttttattttttcattttttattttttttttttgtttttctttaaaatcacaATACAATGGCAAGAACTACAGATAGACCCAGAAAGGCGAGGGGGTCCCCGCTAACTGAAATtgatgtaattttaaaaaaattcttaGATTACCCAGAAGATAAGAAATTGGATTTCTTaagttattttaaaaatgtttcaAGGTTTCTAACAAAAGAACactatttaattataaaaaggtattgtaaatttttataatttttctaaattaaattattattattattattattattactattattattattattatttattaataaaaattaaaaaaataatataaatttctttgtaaaataaaagtgGTATTGAGAGtatatttggtaatttaaattcaattcgaggtgaaataaaattagcatttttgaatttcattgAATATCATAGTAATTATATTTCTTTAACACATAGTGAAAGTGAAGttgaatcattttatttatcacTTTTAAAACCAATCAGTGTAGTTAATACAAAACTCCCATACCATAAACTGTTGTCTAATACTCTTGGGCCTTTAAGTTCAAATTATCATTACTTTTCATTTGTaagtttaatttattaaaaaacattGACCCAATATAGATATTCTaactttttatattaaaaaaaaaaaaaaaaatgaatcaaaacaaataaaattataatatttataataataaataattaataaaaaattaaggaATTAAAACATAAGATTCTTAAAGGTTTAgtttataatattacaaattcaGATTGTGAGGGATTTTTCatcataaattatttattttttactatcaaattgatattatcatcaaaacagcaacaacaacaacaacaacaacaacaacaacaacaacaacaacaacaacaacaacaacaacaacaacaacaacaacaacaacaacaacaacaacaacaacaacaacaacaacaacaacaacaacaacaacaacaacaacaacaacaacaacatcataaagaatatttattaaatgaagaaaataaaattaaagaatttataaactcttcaacttttaaaaaaataattgttgaaGAGCTAAAgtcaaaagataaaattaaaaaatgtttaaaatttgatgttttaaagtatttatttgattctaTTCAACAAAATTCAGAATTATTTAGTCTTTTGttacattatttaaaatgggGTGAACGTTTACcgattaatttaaaaacttacaaaaaagaaattattgaatcaatttgtaaagatgaaaatgaactGATTTTcccaacaaataattatccatggaaaaaagagaaattttCAAgtatattatctttattggTTGACAATGgtgaattaaatataaatgtttttaaatcacttttaaattatttaaatgaccTATATAAAGGTATAGACcctaaaatttcaatttctgaAATATTGAATAAAGAATCAAAAATAGGATCTGACTtttcaattcaattgattacactattaaaaaaagaattcccaacattaataaaaagagaaaaaattTCAGAATTTGTTAATCACTTATCAAATCATATaccaaatgattttaaagtaAGTAGTGTATTCAGAATATGTGAAGACCAGTTTATTAATCAATTGGGTCAAGATGAATACGTTTTATTAGAAATGTATAACACATATTTCAATTACATTATTGAAGGAAAAGAAAGTAATTCATACGATATTAAATTT encodes:
- a CDS encoding SCP-like extracellular domain-containing protein, yielding MKISFKNLIFISFLIIKVSSYGEPNLRGNPNWFERSNHVLVNSVRIAPKEYQNRYTQFGNQDVLSPSIYPSVPPLFFEFSLGASALAHARDMSINNCFSHESCDGTDSDTRINEYYHCDEIHGENIAAGYDSPLITNNQWVCDDGTNDPYSNPTCAQDASGSDGHRANIMNPNFKAIGVGFSFTSDSTYHSYWTQDFGAQPCFNITNQPIHSGSHLFLNQNKLTFMVDWYDQVEPTVAYVVISGKPNKLNLEMGSKSKGIYSLSVPIENQKSNDDDNKKSKTQQASDFAKKLLHLDSCRDYYFYFEKSIITNTTNSTVQVTDKGNVTLTSYSFSKSTEIFRYPHFGYLTTFGEGNCKRSYSINGTEYNPYNNFNSTTGMHSSTSSWSSTSSTSSWSSTSSTSSWSSTSSTSSSPSTVPPTNNNGGNSNNSEQPSSTTTTTTTSSTIGTTMEPTTSTTTSTTTSTTIEPTTSSTTTSTTTSTTGSSSSSLSSSSSDKFDSFESSIEIFNSNHKFIGCFNDDISHDLPFNEIFSINMTNDKCESYCTKNGYKYAGTELGTQCYCGNSYGHYGKANKESDCNFKCGGDKSKICGGNDKISVYKTSYNGCFSYEPLIGHFSISASSPNMTVEGCRAHCFKNHYLIAGLSRGNLCFCGNDTIFEQQPQTENPSRPKSIPTCNSKCTGSNKENCGGVNEISIYSTENISNLLVPDNLKDTSSLLNQNQQQQQQEQEQEQNNSQPLLLISLKSYILIIIITIFVSLI
- the abkD gene encoding ABC1 family protein kinase, giving the protein MKILKFSLLSKLKHKDFIVTSFRNNIINSIKNNNTNNNGLLKFSNNKYNFLNNNNNNNNNNVNKINNVYYINNNFKNVMENKIKPSSIQFFSSLSNKYNLNSFTTTKPQPCQAKPPSSKQQQQQQQQQQQQQQQQQQQQSKKKTSKDRLRDILKKTVITPQEFLNVLQRFAKNYKKTIASILAAIALIIYSYETPDSYFGSMMNVIVRFYRAMKCATKIMINYKILSYTPEKSSEYLEKSKICHQESADLILDLCLTNGGLYIKAGQYIASLNHILPIQYTKTLSVLQDQAPWRDFYEVESVFLKDLGNAPNHYFSDFDRLPIAAASLAQVHRAITKEGEEVAVKVQYVDLQRNFDGDIFTHNVLLTLVNMAFPDFEFNWMAEEMKNVLIKELDFSQEADNAERAAQDLSSNNNAYIPKVFRPYSSKRILTTEFIHGCKINNVQAIRSMGLSEKTVSQRFMEIMCEQIFIHAFVHVDPHAGNVLVRQHPNHPNQPQIVLLDHGLYREYDEEFRLNFCNLYKNLVLCNNKKVEKYSKALGVQNWKLFSTMILMRNFEGSSVGLSNSISSEELEKLLSGAIERLKDINLLMKAMPRHLLLILRNNNLLRSINMELGSPVNRFSIMARYAAKGLNSNSSKNSGIIRLVKSVEEKVSLEVMLKGYELYYYFVNRILSILIRLHIINPEKLIKDQMKKLG